One Arachis hypogaea cultivar Tifrunner chromosome 18, arahy.Tifrunner.gnm2.J5K5, whole genome shotgun sequence genomic window, ACCTGAAAGGGTCATCACACCAAAAGAATCAAACTATGGCTCGTAATGTTCATATCATCTGTTTGGCAAACAGCAAAATATACATATGCATCTGGTTGTTGCTCTAATAAGACCTAAAAGATAAGGTAACGTGAAATGGAAGATGTAAATGCAAAGGACTGTTTGATTAGAGTGAACGGTGAAATTCACATATCACATACCGCATCCCATGGTTCTTGTCCATTGTCAGCCTCTCCCTGAAAGGTTATACATTCACATCTCAGAAAAATTATTtctcgaaaattctctctctcggAAAAATTAAGCTACTGGATGATGACTAACCTGTAGTCCGAGAGAAGGAATTACTTGATGAACAATCCATTGTGAATCAACTACACCAATTTTTTCATGCGCAGGCTACAGAAACAGTACAAACTAGGTTCGATTAGAGCATACCATACTCGAGTAATTTCATTCTAGCCATGAGATGTAACCTGATATTTAGCACAAGATATACAGGTCTCCACATAATATAAACCCTTCAAATATTATATTGGTTAACACGAAAGAAGTCAAAAGCTCTTTTAAGAAGCAAAAAAACTGTAGGCTTAGGGCCACAGAAGAAGGCTCGCTGACTTGCTCACTCACTCTATATCATTCCTAATTCAATACTACTCTCAATAATTAGGTCAAGTACTGGAGTCAAAGCCCAAGCTCAAACCCACTAACAATATGTAAATACGCATGGTTTCAAAGTCCTAGCATTAGGAACGagtaaaaataaatagataatggAATCTGCTTACCTCTACACATCTTCTGAGAGAAAAATCCAATCCCCATCCATGCACTAGATCATTCTACAAGTAAACATAGTTGGGAAGTTCATCAGGGTAATTTATTGGTTTGCATGCAtgggaaaaacaaaaaatcacCTATTCGTTAGCTATAACCAACATATTTTATGCAAAAGAAATTACCAAAAGTAAAATATgtgataagaaataaaataaataaatacctgAATCATATGCCAAACACATCGCCATGCTTCCCGAGAAAAGACAGGAGCCATAATTTCCACAAAtctaaaagaacaaaataaatgaTAACGTTATCTAAGTAGAAAAAGAACATGACAATGCAATTACAATATAAGAATTAACTTTCAACCAAGGAGAAAGAGAGAACATACGCAGCACAAGGAGGCAAATGTGGATCACTACACCAACCTGGTTTCTCTTCAGTAACCCTATTCACCAATACATAATTAAACGTGTTAAGAACATAATTGAAAGTCACAATGAAGTACCTCATTACATAAGTGGTTAAAGGTAGAAAACAGAAAGGATAAAGGAATACATGTGAACTTCACTATCCCCTCTCCTTTTTGTCATCTCCCATGTCAATCCGTTATTGGGCTCAAGACCAGGTTGAGAGATCTCCAAACCATGTTTTTTGATTATGTTAATAAACCTAGGTGAATAGATGCATCTAATTAACAAGGGGGAAAATTGCATATAATGTCAAATTTGAGCAGATTGAAAAGATGGAATACTCGTCTGGGTTGAAGTGTTCCACTCCAAGATCTTCATCCCagataaaaatatattcaaaAGCTGATACTATATCAGGATGCAAAAACCTTTTAGCATACCACCTACAATACATCAAGAAAGAAGCAACTAATATGAACTCAAGGAGTCAATGAAtaataatctctctctctctctctctatatatatatgtgtgtgtgtgtgtgtgtgtgtgtgtgtgtgttaaaaAGCTTAcggattaatttaaataaaataacaataggaAAAATGGAAAGTATATACCATTTTGTTTGTTTCATTACACTAACATGGATTGCATTCTTTGACCACTCATACTGATCCCATTCACTAGTCCGACCATCATAATGAAAGAGCAAAATTGCAAAATCATCAGAAAACTACAAAACAATTTGATAGTAAGTACATTTGAATAAAGTATAAAAGGGTAAATAAATTCACATAAATAAGCACAGTCCATCTCTGTAACCTTATTGACTGCAGCATTGATATTATGCCTCTGATCATAACCAACAGTAAATGTCACCAAATACTTTGGCTTTTTCTCCAGATCCTGCAGAATTTGGTGTTTCATTGCAAGCTTAGTGAATAAGATACCAGGGAAACAGATGTATTAATATGTAAGCACTATCTGTATAAGCTAACCAACATATTCAAGCAAACCTCCTCATACACTCGCACGTAATGATCTCATTCATATGATTCATAGGAGTTACTTCTTGACAGAATTGAGATAAGTCTACATCTACACCACCCATATGGGCACTCTAAGCATGCACCAGGGggaaataattttgattttgttttcctaTATCATTTGCAACATAGATTAAGTGAAGGAAAAATTGCTAAACATGTCGGCATGGCTCTCTGTTCACCACCCATAGACAACAAATGCACATGTGTGTGTAAGAGGGAgacagagaaagagagagagagagggggggggggggaggggattCACAGATATTTTCATGCATAGTAAATAACTGCTTCATAGCATACCTCACTTGGGTCGCCCCATAGTCTGCGCAAATACAAATCAGATTCTGATACAATAATTCCTGGAGGTAGTAATTCTGCACCGCGAGGGTTTGATGGAACATATATCTATAGAAGTAgcatttgtgaaaaaataaaataaaagtaatagatAAACTTGCAGCCATTTATGTTTCAGATAATATAAGTGCATTCCTATGCAAGTATCTAAAGAATAAGCATAGAACTTACCTTAAATAAACTAACTGACCCTAAGGCTTCAGGATTTACATTTCCAGAAGATCCTACTTCAAAAGAATTCTCCACATTTGAAAGTAAGCTAATCTGCATAATGTAACAggagaaaaacaagaaagaaaaaaaggggaaaaaaaagagaagatggaaaaaaggaaaataaaaaaggattaCACATGTCTGAtgcaaagaaaaaataataacagTTACAAATATTACCTTAGTCAAATGCAAGGATGAAAGTGAAATACCAATAAAAAATCCAACAGCAACTCCCATAGTTGCTGTGGCAATAATCCTGGCACCCTCATTTGATCTTTTAACTGCACTGCAGCAGAAATAATAAACTAATTTCAGCATTTTTGGCTTAGTGAACACCAAAAAACGAGTACCAAAAAAAGTGTTCTTACTTGCGATGCATGATTCTCATCCACTTATTGTCTCTGTTAATCAAATCAAGATATTTTCACCTGAGAGAGGTAATTATACAGACTATGAAGCAAATATATGATCCTTCAACAACAAAAAGAGTGATCCCCGCATGAGCCACAAACAGCATAGTCGCCGGAATCAGTGCGCATTTTagttatatgcatgcatacaacTATCTATCCTTCCATCTGAGTGAAGACAACAATGGATGCATATCATGTGacttatacaaaataaaaatgtaataaaaatttGCATATTAGTGATAACATGTTAGAGATACAGAGAGTCAGAGAGTAACTACTTCCAAAGTTAAAAAACTTAACAGTGATAGAAAAAAGATAGTAGCATGTTGTTTATTACATTAACGAGTAACAGATTAACCATTTCTTGCTCCGATACTCCAATAACACAAAAAACTGCCACTATCATCGTGAACTTCTAAACGACGCAAAAAACGAAACTAACGCTGCGTTTTAAGTAAATTACCACGTCGAGAAGCAAACTGTGCGATTTCACAGCGACATTGCATCACTGATCTGCATTTCAAAACCTAAACGGTAAAACGAATACAACACAACACCGAAAATTTTCAGAGCTTCCACAAAACGCAAGCTAAACGCGAGCACCAGAATTGATTTGGTGGGGAAAAAAATGAAGTTATAGCTACGACGAGAGAACGCATAAGCAGAGACTTACAGAATCGATTTCAGGTGAAAATCGCGtttgcattcttcttcttcttcttcttcgattctCGATCGTGTTTAAGAGAAGAACTAGCGGAAGCTTTTATATGAATAGCACCGTTCTTGCCACGGCGAGACTCAAATTTTCCATTGTACGAATTTATAGTATGACTAAACTGCCCCTGCtttgatttttcaactttttttacttttcttttgaaaaGGAATAATATAATGACCTATGGGATCGTGCCATGTCGTAGAAAACTGACACGTGTGAAAGTTATTGCATGAATTTGATTCTGACCGGTCAACTCTTATGTTATATTATAATAAACCACATACATATTTGTCAATATTATTCATTTTCATTACTATATGAATTCATAGTTCTTACTTTAATAATGATATCACGACTCAAGTGACACGTCTTTTATTAACATTGAATAATTGAATGAAAAAATTACCATAATTTCCAGTCTTAAACAGCGACTCGTGGGATATTAAAAGAATGTAAATTTATTAGCATTGAATAATGGTTCATCTTAGTCACTTTATCATTAATTAGTCTATTAGAGTTAGAGTTTAATTAATATATGTCCATATAATAaacttattattaataaaaaaaatttaattttaacatgccctaaaagtataaaatagaTACACTCTTAAAGTTAACCTAGGAAATATAGGTGATGAGTTATATACATAAGGCCAAAGTGAGTGATTATTAAAGTTCTCTCGCCCTGCATCATAGAGATGGCAACTCTAAATCTTTTAATTACTAA contains:
- the LOC112772791 gene encoding uncharacterized protein isoform X1; this translates as MRIMHRNAVKRSNEGARIIATATMGVAVGFFIGISLSSLHLTKISLLSNVENSFEVGSSGNVNPEALGSVSLFKIYVPSNPRGAELLPPGIIVSESDLYLRRLWGDPSEDLEKKPKYLVTFTVGYDQRHNINAAVNKFSDDFAILLFHYDGRTSEWDQYEWSKNAIHVSVMKQTKWWYAKRFLHPDIVSAFEYIFIWDEDLGVEHFNPDEFINIIKKHGLEISQPGLEPNNGLTWEMTKRRGDSEVHMVTEEKPGWCSDPHLPPCAAFVEIMAPVFSREAWRCVWHMIQNDLVHGWGLDFSLRRCVEPAHEKIGVVDSQWIVHQVIPSLGLQGEADNGQEPWDAVRTRCRNEWAEFQARMNDADKSYIEGLNNYRKG
- the LOC112772791 gene encoding uncharacterized protein isoform X2, whose product is MQLKDQMRVPGLLPQQLWELLLDFLLISLLSNVENSFEVGSSGNVNPEALGSVSLFKIYVPSNPRGAELLPPGIIVSESDLYLRRLWGDPSEDLEKKPKYLVTFTVGYDQRHNINAAVNKFSDDFAILLFHYDGRTSEWDQYEWSKNAIHVSVMKQTKWWYAKRFLHPDIVSAFEYIFIWDEDLGVEHFNPDEFINIIKKHGLEISQPGLEPNNGLTWEMTKRRGDSEVHMVTEEKPGWCSDPHLPPCAAFVEIMAPVFSREAWRCVWHMIQNDLVHGWGLDFSLRRCVEPAHEKIGVVDSQWIVHQVIPSLGLQGEADNGQEPWDAVRTRCRNEWAEFQARMNDADKSYIEGLNNYRKG